Below is a window of Stappia sp. DNA.
GAAAACCTGCGCTGCAATGAGCAAGACACCCCAAGCCCAGGTTATCTTCAGAAAATCAAGGAAGTTGGAAAACAGCGCCTTGAAGGTGCCGGTGAACAGCCGAACCGTCGTTTGAAAAAACATGAGCCCCCGCAATGCGCGCCAAGAAACGTCTCGGTTGCAGCATTCCAACCCTTGCGCGACTTCGCAAGTCGCGCCGGCGAAAAACCGGGGATGACGGGCGCGCCGCGACGGCCGCCGGCCGCGCCTACCGATTCGCCCGCCCGGACCGCCCGCGCACGACGTCGACGGCGCGGCGGGCCTCGCTGCGATGGGCCGCGCGCCGGCGCGCCTCCGCCTCTTCCATTTCGGCGAGCTTCAGCCCGACTTCGTCGGCGAAGCGCTCGCGCGCCAGCGCATAGGCCGTCGCATGCAGGCTCGCGAACAGCCAGGTGACGATCACCATCGCCCCCATCGGCAGGAGCGCGGAGCGCAGTTGCGCGACCGGCCCCGTTCCGCTTACGAAGATGTCGGCCAGCGACAGCACGAGCGCCCAGACGGCAACGCCCACCCCGCCAAGGACGGAGACCGCCAGGGCCGCGACCGCGAGTGCCCAGCCGATGCCGCGCGTGAGCCGCCAGGACTCCTTCAGCGTCATGGCATCGTCGAGCGCGGCGGCCGGGAGCACCAGCGACACCCGCTGAACCAGCATGACGGCGACGAAGGGGCTGGCGATCATGGCGAAGACCCCGATCGGCCCCGTGATCGGCACGAGCATGCCCGACAGGATCGTCAGCGGGATCAGGAACACGACGCCGAGCACGCCGAGGACGACCAGCTTCCAGGCGACGCGCAGATTGCGGGCCCCGAAGGCCAGAAAGAACTCGTGCCGGCCGAGCAGCAACCGCCGCAGATAGGCGACGCCGATGGAAAAGCCGGCGGCGATGTTGGCGAGCACGGCGAGCAGACGCAGCGCCGCCTCCCGGTCGGCGGTCCCGGTCCCCTCGACGATGGGCTCCATCATGTAGGAGCCGGTCGTGAAGCCGCCGCTCGCCGGCGTCAGCGACACGCTGATCGCCACATTGAGCGCGACCAGCAGGAGCATGTAGCCCCAGCCGGCGGCAAACAGCGTGCCGATGCGCGTGCGCGCCAGATCGAGCGTTCGGCTGAGGACGGTCAGAAGCATCCGGGGTTCTCCTTGTCGCCCTGAGATGCGGGCTCGACGTCGCCGGGTCAAGGTCCGACGCGCGTCTCATGGCCCTTTGCAGGCCCTTGCGCGCGGGGATGGCGCGCCCTATTCAAACGACGGTAGGATATCGCGCGGCACCGGAGCGCTTCCGCTGTCGCGGTTCACGCGGACCTGGGATTCGGATCGGGATCATGCAAGGCGAGAGTTTTCCCGGGGCGCAAGCCCCCAGCCCGACGGCTCACGCGGGCCCGGCCAACGAACCGCCGCCCGCCTCCCCGCTGCGCGCCGGTCCGGCGCCGCGCCGCGTCTCGGTCCCGGTCAAGGTCGGCTCGGTCACCGTCGGCGGCGGCGCGCCGGTCGTCGTCCAGTCGATGACCAACACCGACACGGCCGACATCGACGCCACCGTCGCCCAGGTCTCCGCGCTGGCCACCGCCGGATCGGAAGTGGTGCGCATCACCGTCGACCGCGACGAGGCCGCCGCCGCCGTCCCGAAGATCCGCGACCGGCTGGCGCGCATCGGCTGTCACGTGCCGCTGGTCGGCGACTTCCACTACATCGGGCACAAGCTGCTGACGGATCACCCGGCCTGCGCCGAGGCACTCGCCAAATACCGCATCAATCCGGGCAACGTCGGCTTCAAGGACAAGCGCGACAGGCAGTTCGGCCAGATCATCGAGCTGGCGCTGACCCACGACAAGCCCGTGCGCATCGGCGTCAACTGGGGCTCGCTCGACCAGGAGCTGCTGACCCATCTGATGGACGAAAACGCCAAGCAGGCCGAGCCCGCGCCGGCGGACGCGGTGATGCGCGAGGCGATCATCCGCTCCGGCCTGATGTCGGCGGCGCGCGCCGAGGAGATCGGCCTGCCGCGCGACAAGATCCTGCTGTCGGCCAAGGTCAGCCAGGTTCAGGACCTGATCGCGGTCTATACCGATCTCGCCGCGCGCTGCGACTACGCGCTGCATCTCGGCCTGACGGAAGCCGGCATGGGCACCAAGGGCATTGTCGCCTCCGCCGCCTCCATGGGCATCCTGCTGCAACAGGGGATCGGCGACACGATCCGCGTCTCCCTCACGCCGGAACCCGGCGGCGACCGCACCCGCGAGGTGCAGGTGGCGCAGGAACTGTTGCAGGTGATGGGCTTCCGCTCCTTCGTTCCGGTCGTGGCCGCCTGTCCGGGCTGCGGACGCACCACCTCCACCGTGTTTCAGGAGCTGGCGCAGGACATTCAGGACAACATCCGCGTGTCCATGCCGGAATGGCGCAAGAAGTATCCCGGCGTCGAGACGCTCAATGTCGCTGTGATGGGCTGCATCGTGAACGGCCCCGGCGAGAGCAAGTTCGCCGACATCGGCATTTCGCTGCCCGGCACCGGCGAGACGCCGGCCGCCCCGGTCTTCGTCGACGGCAAGAAGGTCGCCACCCTGCGCGGTCCCAACATCGCCGACGATTTCAAGGCGATGGTCGACGACTACATCGAGACGCGCTTCGGCGGCGATCGCCCGGCCGCCGAATGACCCCGACATCGCCCGCATCCGGGCCGGCGCGCCCGACGGATATCCTGGTGGTCAGTTCGCAGGTGGTGCGCGGCGCCGTCGGCACCCGCATCGCCGGTTTCGCGCTGGAGCGCCTCGGCTTTCGGGTCTGGCTGCTGCCGACCGTGCTGCTGCCCTGGCATCCGGGACAGGGACCGGGCACCCGTCACGTGCCCGACGACGCAACCTTCGCCGCTCTGGTCGACGATCTGATCGGGTCGGACGGGCTTTCGCGCGTCGGCGCGGTCCTGTCGGGCTATCTCGGCAGCGCGGGCCAGGCGGGCCACGTGGCCCGGCTGGTGGCGGCGGTGCGGGCCGCCAATCCCGACGCGCTCTACGTCTGCGATCCGGTCAGCGGCGATCGCTCCGGGCTCTACGTTCCGGAAGCGACGGCCGCGGCCCTGCGCGACACGCTGGTCCCGCTGGCCGATGTCGCGACCCCCAATCTGTTCGAACTGACGTGGATGAGCGGAACCGAGGTGACGAGCGAGGCGGAGGCCATCGCCGCCGCGCGCAGGCTGGGGCCTGCCCGCGTGCTCGTCACCTCCGCCCCGGCACTCAGGCGCAACGCGGTGTCCAACCTGCTGGTGACGGCCCGCGCGAGTATCGCCGCCGAGCATGGCGCCATCCCCAACGCCCCCCACGGCACCGGCGATCTCATGTCGGCGCTCTTCACCGCGCATCTGGTCTCGGGCCTCGACGACGAGGCCGCGCTCAAGCGCGCGGCGGCAAGCGTCTTCGATCTCGTCGCCCGCTCCGTCAAGCAGGGCGCCGCCGATCTCATGATCTCCGGCGAACAGGGCACGCTGCTGCAGCCGATGGCGCTCGTCTCCAGCCGGCGCGTGCTCGACGCGCCGATCCGCGCCTGAGGCGCCCGTCATGTCAAAGGCAAGGCGATGAAGATCGCCGGCGTCGACGGCTGCCGTGCGGGCTGGATCGTCGTGACCCGCGATCTCGAGGGCCGCGCGCCGCCCACCCTCGATCTCGTACCCCGCTTCGCCGATCTGCTGACGCCCGACGGCCCGGACGTGATCGCCGTCGACATGCCGATCGGCCTGCCCGAGCGCGCCGGCCCCGGCGGACGCGGGGCGGAACGCGCGGTACGCCCGCTGCTCGGCCCGCGCCAGTCCTCGGTCTTCTCCGTGCCCGCGCGCAGCGCCGTCTGGTGCCAGGACTACGGCGAGGCCTGCCGGGCGGCCCTGGCCGCGTCCGACCCGCCGCGCAAGGTCTCGAAGCAGGCGTTTCATCTGTTTCCAAAGATCCGGGAGATCGACGCGCTGATGACGCCGGAGCTGGAGGCCCGCGTCTATGAGGTCCACCCGGAGGTCGCCTTCTGGCGCCTCAACGACGAGTGCCCCATGGCGCTGCCGAAGAAGGTGAAATCGCGGGCGAACCCGGCCGGACTGGAGGAACGCGCGGAGCTTCTGGCGCGCCACGGCGTCGACCCCGCCTTTCTGGCGCAGCGCCCGCCGCGCGGGGCCGGGCGCGACGATCTGATCGACGCCTGCGTGAATGCGGTGATCGCGGCGCGCATCGCGCACGGCACAGCCACGCCCTTTCCCGGGAATTTCGAACGTGACGCCAAGGGCCTCAGAATGGCGATCTGGGCCTGATCAAACCACGCTTCGCGGCCGTCGCGCGCTTACTGCGGCTTGACGGCGGGGCGTGGCGCGTTCGGATCGCCCGCCCCCTCGGCCGCCGCCTGCGCGTCGCCGCCGCCAAAGCCGGAGAACAGCCGGCCGAAGAACCCGCCGCCGCTGTCACGCTCGGGCGCGAAGGCGGTCTGCGTCGCCGGGCCCGGCTGGGCCGCCGGTGCGCTCTGATCGGCCGTGGCGGTCGCCGTCGCGCCTTGCGCGGGTCCGTCTTGCGCGCCGTTTCCGGCCGCATCGGCCTGCGTCTCGTCGTCGTCCGTGCCGCCCCCGAACAGCGCGGCGAGTTGCGCCCTGCGCTTTTCCGCGCGCGCTTCGGCCAGCACGATCTGCTCGAACTGCTCCGCGTCCTGTTGCTGCTTGCGCGCGACCGCCACCTCGATGGAATCGGGAATGTCGTAGGCCGGACACTTGGCCCGCGCCCGGAACGGCACGCCCTCCACCAGCGGCGTCGCGTCGAAGACGTAGCGCTTCTCGCAGACCTCGATCTTCGGGGGAACCTTCGTCACCTCGAAATGGTCGTAGCCGCGCTTGAGCATCTGCCAGAATTCGAAATGCTCGTTATCGCGATGCCGGGCCATGTTTTCCGCAGTCATGCGGAAGGGAAACGCCTGAACCTGGAAGGAGCGCTGGCCGCCGCGGAAACTGTCGCGGGCAAGCGCGTAGATGTCCTGAACCTGCGCGTCGGTCATCGCGTAGCAGCCACGCGAGGAACACGCGCCATGCACCATCAGATGCGAGCCGGTACGGTCGTGCGCCTGATCGAAGCGGTTGGGGAAGCCGAGGTTGAAGGCCAGATGATAGCTCGAATTCGGGTTCATCAGCGCCGGGGTGATCTCGTAGAAGCCCTCAGGCGCCTGCCGGTCGCCTTCCTTGAACTTCGGCCCGAGCTTGCCCGACCACTTGCAGATCTCGAAGGTTTCCAGGAGCGCGAAGCGGCCGGACTTCGTCTGCTTCCAGACCTCCAGCTCGGATTCTTCCTTGAAGATCCGCAGCATGATGGGGCTGGTCTTGTCCATGTCGAGCCGCGCCATGGCGCGCTTGACCTCGGCGCTGACCGGGCGCAGGTGCTTCGGGCCGTAGCCGAGTTCATCCGCCTGACAGGCGGCCAGCAGCCCGCCGAGGGCCACGACCGCCAGAGCTTTCGAGACGGCGCGGCCGATCGACCGACGCCCCTTTGTGTCATCGCGCGCCATCTGCGCCATGCCGTATCCTCGTTCGCCTGCCCCGGCTGCCAAGAGCCGCGGCCTGACACCTGTCGCGACCACCATGCCGGATCGCATTTCCGACAGGCTAGTCACGAAGCGTTTACCACAGGTTACGACGCACGTCGCGCACGCGCGCTCCCCGGTATGGTGCTGACTCAGGATTCAGGCTTTTTCTCGGCAAAGGCCCACGCATCGCGCGGCATGCGCCACACCGCCGGGCGCGCGCACGACCGGGTGAGCCGGGCAGACCGCGTTCAGAGCGAGCGGCCGATCTGCAGGAACTTGCGGCGGCGGTGATCGCGGATCTCGTCGGCGCTCATGCCGTCGAAGCGGGAGAGCGCGGCCTCGATGGCCGTTCCGGCGCGGTCGACGACGATCTCCTTCGCCCGATGCGCGCCGCCGAGCGGCTCCTCGACGATCTCGTCGATCACCTTGAGCTGCATCAGGTCCTGCGCGGTGATCTTCATGTTGGTCGCCGCGTCCTGCGCCCGCGCGCTGTCGCGCCACAGGATCGAGGCGCCCGCTTCCGGCGAGATCACGCTGTAGATCGCATGCTCCAGCATCGCCACGTGATTGGCCGTGGCGATCGCGATGGCCCCGCCCGATCCGCCCTCGCCGATGACGAGCGCGATATTCGCCGTGCCGAGCGACAGGCAGCGGTCGGTGGAGCGGGCGATCGCCTCCGCCTGGCCGCGCTCCTCGGCGCCGATGCCCGGATAGGCGCCGGCGGTGTCGACGAAGGAGACGACCGGCAGGCCGAAGCGCTCCGCCATGTCCATGATGCGCACCGCCTTGCGGTATCCTTCCGGGCGCGCCATGCCGAAGTTGCGCTTCAGCCGCGACTGCGTGTCCGCGCCCTTTTCCTGGCCCAGCACGGCCACCGAGCGCCCGCGAAACCGGCCGATGCCGGCGATCACCGCCGCGTCCTCGGCGAAACTGCGGTCGCCGGCGAGCGGCGTGAAATCCTCGATCAGGCCGGCGATATAGTCGATCGCATGCGGCCGGTCGGGATGGCGGGCGACCAGCGTCTTCTGCCAGGGCGTCAGCTTGGCGTAGAGATCCTTGAGCGTCTGCTCGGCCTTCTTCTCCAGCCGTTCGATCTCGTCCGAAACCTCCACTTCCTCGCCGGAGGCGGCAACCGCGCGCAATTCGTGAACCTTGCCCTGAAGGTCGGCGACGGGCTTTTCGAACTCGAGAAAACTGTGCATCGAACGTGGATCCAGGCGCTGTGCGGGCGGTTTCGCCCGCGACTTATTGCGGCGCGACACTGGCGAGCCGGGGGGGCGCTGTCAAGAGATGCCAGGCGGCCATCTGGCGCAACCCGTGCGCATGGCTCGACGGCGAACGCGCCCGGGAACCCGAGGGACGCACGCCCGGATGTGCCCGGGTCCGCAAAGGGAAGCGCGGCGGCGCTGCGTGGCGAGAACGGCCGCAATACCGCGCTCAGCGCGCGGCCTGGTCGCGTCCCTGCGAGATTTCCAGCTTGCGCGGTTCCACGACCAGCGTGCCGCTCTTGGTGCCCATGGCGATGCGATAGGGCACGAAGACCCCGCCGGAGCCGAGCGGCGCGAGCCAGGCTTCCATCTTGCGGTTCTCGGCCATGTATTTGACCGATTCCTTGGATGGACGATGCCCGGCCACCGGAATCCAGCGCGCGGAGCACACGACCACATCGCCGTCGTAGCCGCGTCCGGACACGGAGCGGGTTTCCTTGTAGCTCAACTGGATGTCGAACCGCGTCCAGCCGTCGAAGACCGGGATCCGGCGCTTGCACACGGAGGCATCCGGCTTGCCGGAATGGCCCTTGACCGGCATCAGGATCGCGCTCAGCGGATCCACGACATTGCGCTTGTGCTTCGACGACACCTCGATGCGCTCCGGATTGGGCTTGAACTGCGGCGTCACCCGCATCTTGCGCACATGTCCGGAGCCTTGCGCCAGATCGACGAAGAAATCCCGGTCGGCCGCGCGCGACGCCATCTTGTAGCGCGAGGGCACGACGGAGCGCCCGTTCAGCCAGCCGGAGGCTTCCGCGCCGCCCTTGCCGGTGGAAAACAGCGTGCCGATGCCGGCCGGCTGCATGCCGATCTTCGCCGAATAGGCGTTCTTCTGGAGCACCAGCGACAGCGAGCCCCGGGCGATCTTGAAGCCCGAGACAGACACGTCGTAGACGCCGCCGAGCCGGGTGGTTTCCGCCGCCGCCCCTTGCGCCATCGTCAGGCAGACCAGCCCCGCCACGGCGGGCGTCACCGCCCTCCTCACACGCCGCAGCGTGTCATGGCGCATTGCCGCATTCGGCTTGAAAAACGAAAGCCTGGACATCGAACCCTCACCCGGAGCGCGGCCTGCTCGGCACGGCTGAAAGACCACGGTACACTCGCCACCACATTCGACCCGAAGCCCCGCACGTGCGTCTCGCCCGAAAGCGGACGCATCCTGCGCGGGGCGCGCGGCCCGGCCCCTTGCCGGAATACAAAAGGCCGGGGCCGGAAGATGAACAGCCTGGGCCGGCAGACGAAGGGCCCGGACGCGCCGTCCTTCAGTGCGCCCGCGCCTGCTCTGTTCCGCTCCAGTGTCCCCCGACACGGTAACCGCATGGTTAACGCTCCGCAAATCGGATCTTGCCGCGGGAACACGGCGGAGACTGCCAGGCAAAGCGACGCTGTTTCCCGCAAGCGCGCAAAGCGACGCGGTCTTTCGTATGCGCGCAAAGCGACGCGGTCCCAGCTTGCGCGCAAAGCGACGCGGTCCCAGCTTGCGCGCAAAGCGACGCGGGTGGGCGCAAGAATGCTTGACGCAGGCGCCCGCGGCCCGTATAGCAACCCGACTTCTCCTTAGATGCCGGTGCGTGCGCGCCGGACCCATCCAGGTCCGCGGCCGATCCGGCAATGTCGCATTCGTCGGGCGCCCGCGCGTCCCCGAGCTGAACCCGCAGGCCGGTCGGTCTGCCGAGATATCGACCCCGCAAGCCGCAAGGTTTGCCGAGAAACAAAAAGGTGTCCCATGGCCCGCCGTTGCGAACTGACCGGCAAGGACGTCATGACCGGCAACAACGTCAGCCACGCCAACAACAAGTCGCGGCGTCGGTTCCTGCCGAACCTGTGCAATGTGTCGCTGATGTCGGAAACGCTCGGCGAGACCTACAAGCTGCGCATCAGCGCCCATGCGCTGCGCACGGTGGAGCATCGCGGCGGCCTCGACGCGTTCCTGCTCAAGGCCTCGGACTCCGAGCTGTCGACCAAGGCGCGCCTGCTGCGCACCGAGATCAAGCGTCGCCAGCAGGCCGCGGCCGCGTAAGGCGCCCTCCGGCGCGACGCGCCGGGTGACGACCTGACGACATATCGGGCGGCGGTCGAGCCGCCCCGGTCGAGGGGCGCCCGGGCGCCTCTTTTGGCGTTTGGCGCGTTGGCGCTCGGGTGGCGTTTGGCGCTTTGGCGCTCGGGCAGACAGTCCCACACCGTCCTCGGCGGGACATGCGGAGGCTCTCGAGCGTCCGGCCTTCGCGCCGAGGCATCAAAATCCGGACGCAGCCGACAGCGGCGTTCGACACGGCCGCCCCCGAGCCGATCCCGCTTTTGAGACGGCACCGCCCCTGGAGACGACCCGCATGACCGACCTTCGCCAGTTCAGTCTCGCCCGCGCCGTTCCGGCGGTGCTCGCCATGGCCGCCGTGATCGTGGCCTCCAACATTCTCGTGCAATATCCGGTGCACGCGACGCTCGCCGGCATCGATCTCGCGGATCTGCTGACCTGGGGCGCCTTCACCTATCCGGCGGCGTTCCTGGTCACCGACCTGACCAACCGCCGCTTCGGCCCCTCGGCCGCGCGCAAGGTGGTGTTCGTCGGTTTCGCCATCGCCGTGCTTCTGTCGATCCTCTTTGCGACGCCGCGCATCGCGCTCGCCTCCGGCACCGCCTTCCTGGTGGCGCATCTGCTCGACATCGCCGTCTTCGACCGGCTGCGCCGCCTGTCGTGGTGGAAGGCGCCGGCGATTTCCTCGCTGCTCGGCTCGCTGATCGACACGGTCCTCTTCTTCGGCATCGCCTTTTCCGCCGCGCTGGTGCCGCTGCTCGGCCATGACGACGCCTTCGCGACCGGCACCGCCCCCTTCCTCGGCGTGATCGCGGTGGAGGTGCCGCGCTGGCTCTCCTGGGCCGCCGGCGATCTGGCCGTGAAGCTGCTGGTGGCCGCCGCGCTGCTGCTGCCCTATCGCCTCGCGCTGGCCTGGTTCGCCCTGTCGCCGGCCCCGAACCGCGCCTGAGGCAAAGCCCTCTCTTTTCGCCAACGAATAAGGCGGCGCG
It encodes the following:
- a CDS encoding DUF3108 domain-containing protein, with product MTPAVAGLVCLTMAQGAAAETTRLGGVYDVSVSGFKIARGSLSLVLQKNAYSAKIGMQPAGIGTLFSTGKGGAEASGWLNGRSVVPSRYKMASRAADRDFFVDLAQGSGHVRKMRVTPQFKPNPERIEVSSKHKRNVVDPLSAILMPVKGHSGKPDASVCKRRIPVFDGWTRFDIQLSYKETRSVSGRGYDGDVVVCSARWIPVAGHRPSKESVKYMAENRKMEAWLAPLGSGGVFVPYRIAMGTKSGTLVVEPRKLEISQGRDQAAR
- the pdxY gene encoding pyridoxal kinase PdxY; translation: MTPTSPASGPARPTDILVVSSQVVRGAVGTRIAGFALERLGFRVWLLPTVLLPWHPGQGPGTRHVPDDATFAALVDDLIGSDGLSRVGAVLSGYLGSAGQAGHVARLVAAVRAANPDALYVCDPVSGDRSGLYVPEATAAALRDTLVPLADVATPNLFELTWMSGTEVTSEAEAIAAARRLGPARVLVTSAPALRRNAVSNLLVTARASIAAEHGAIPNAPHGTGDLMSALFTAHLVSGLDDEAALKRAAASVFDLVARSVKQGAADLMISGEQGTLLQPMALVSSRRVLDAPIRA
- a CDS encoding queuosine precursor transporter, with amino-acid sequence MTDLRQFSLARAVPAVLAMAAVIVASNILVQYPVHATLAGIDLADLLTWGAFTYPAAFLVTDLTNRRFGPSAARKVVFVGFAIAVLLSILFATPRIALASGTAFLVAHLLDIAVFDRLRRLSWWKAPAISSLLGSLIDTVLFFGIAFSAALVPLLGHDDAFATGTAPFLGVIAVEVPRWLSWAAGDLAVKLLVAAALLLPYRLALAWFALSPAPNRA
- the ispG gene encoding flavodoxin-dependent (E)-4-hydroxy-3-methylbut-2-enyl-diphosphate synthase, which encodes MQGESFPGAQAPSPTAHAGPANEPPPASPLRAGPAPRRVSVPVKVGSVTVGGGAPVVVQSMTNTDTADIDATVAQVSALATAGSEVVRITVDRDEAAAAVPKIRDRLARIGCHVPLVGDFHYIGHKLLTDHPACAEALAKYRINPGNVGFKDKRDRQFGQIIELALTHDKPVRIGVNWGSLDQELLTHLMDENAKQAEPAPADAVMREAIIRSGLMSAARAEEIGLPRDKILLSAKVSQVQDLIAVYTDLAARCDYALHLGLTEAGMGTKGIVASAASMGILLQQGIGDTIRVSLTPEPGGDRTREVQVAQELLQVMGFRSFVPVVAACPGCGRTTSTVFQELAQDIQDNIRVSMPEWRKKYPGVETLNVAVMGCIVNGPGESKFADIGISLPGTGETPAAPVFVDGKKVATLRGPNIADDFKAMVDDYIETRFGGDRPAAE
- a CDS encoding L,D-transpeptidase family protein: MAQMARDDTKGRRSIGRAVSKALAVVALGGLLAACQADELGYGPKHLRPVSAEVKRAMARLDMDKTSPIMLRIFKEESELEVWKQTKSGRFALLETFEICKWSGKLGPKFKEGDRQAPEGFYEITPALMNPNSSYHLAFNLGFPNRFDQAHDRTGSHLMVHGACSSRGCYAMTDAQVQDIYALARDSFRGGQRSFQVQAFPFRMTAENMARHRDNEHFEFWQMLKRGYDHFEVTKVPPKIEVCEKRYVFDATPLVEGVPFRARAKCPAYDIPDSIEVAVARKQQQDAEQFEQIVLAEARAEKRRAQLAALFGGGTDDDETQADAAGNGAQDGPAQGATATATADQSAPAAQPGPATQTAFAPERDSGGGFFGRLFSGFGGGDAQAAAEGAGDPNAPRPAVKPQ
- a CDS encoding 4-hydroxy-3-methylbut-2-en-1-yl diphosphate synthase, which produces MLLTVLSRTLDLARTRIGTLFAAGWGYMLLLVALNVAISVSLTPASGGFTTGSYMMEPIVEGTGTADREAALRLLAVLANIAAGFSIGVAYLRRLLLGRHEFFLAFGARNLRVAWKLVVLGVLGVVFLIPLTILSGMLVPITGPIGVFAMIASPFVAVMLVQRVSLVLPAAALDDAMTLKESWRLTRGIGWALAVAALAVSVLGGVGVAVWALVLSLADIFVSGTGPVAQLRSALLPMGAMVIVTWLFASLHATAYALARERFADEVGLKLAEMEEAEARRRAAHRSEARRAVDVVRGRSGRANR
- a CDS encoding DUF429 domain-containing protein; amino-acid sequence: MKIAGVDGCRAGWIVVTRDLEGRAPPTLDLVPRFADLLTPDGPDVIAVDMPIGLPERAGPGGRGAERAVRPLLGPRQSSVFSVPARSAVWCQDYGEACRAALAASDPPRKVSKQAFHLFPKIREIDALMTPELEARVYEVHPEVAFWRLNDECPMALPKKVKSRANPAGLEERAELLARHGVDPAFLAQRPPRGAGRDDLIDACVNAVIAARIAHGTATPFPGNFERDAKGLRMAIWA
- the rpmB gene encoding 50S ribosomal protein L28, with protein sequence MARRCELTGKDVMTGNNVSHANNKSRRRFLPNLCNVSLMSETLGETYKLRISAHALRTVEHRGGLDAFLLKASDSELSTKARLLRTEIKRRQQAAAA
- a CDS encoding acetyl-CoA carboxylase carboxyltransferase subunit alpha, translated to MHSFLEFEKPVADLQGKVHELRAVAASGEEVEVSDEIERLEKKAEQTLKDLYAKLTPWQKTLVARHPDRPHAIDYIAGLIEDFTPLAGDRSFAEDAAVIAGIGRFRGRSVAVLGQEKGADTQSRLKRNFGMARPEGYRKAVRIMDMAERFGLPVVSFVDTAGAYPGIGAEERGQAEAIARSTDRCLSLGTANIALVIGEGGSGGAIAIATANHVAMLEHAIYSVISPEAGASILWRDSARAQDAATNMKITAQDLMQLKVIDEIVEEPLGGAHRAKEIVVDRAGTAIEAALSRFDGMSADEIRDHRRRKFLQIGRSL